A genomic stretch from Apis cerana isolate GH-2021 linkage group LG9, AcerK_1.0, whole genome shotgun sequence includes:
- the LOC108004034 gene encoding origin recognition complex subunit 3: MDNASVSKGVFVHKGAYKIGNKKTKFEQPDYINEPWHLTYKETWDGIQNAMEDVRLSMFQEILNNLESFVTKVKNEPIEQLDEIQTAIVLAGVNVSDHKEMFQRIVSKLEVKTKHIAVLWSRESNNIKDITEKSIYQLINNGEDEDTHIKKNQCHMRALKAWHQEHCDQNDPLIIILTDFESIPASVLRDFILILSAYANSMKFILIFGVATTLFAIHRSLTYDVTSKLNVQVFQTKKQIDVLSDVLENTVFDTNIPFKLTGRAFQLLTDIFLFYDFSVQNFFLSYKICMIQHFYANNVNSLCCQPHKIKNRMSSLTDEDLNEIKKLPSIEKHIQQLTKDGNKDELLENSKFKEILIQVLNNFHQYMHRFLLILRCLHDFVSTLPNAPMGKQLREFYTTVVYLNNLKESQEYKECLQLLTFLSKQELLSKLNSLIAIIASSKDSDMIKIKKDLQSFEKRIDESSLEVAEKPVDIVSTGERLSRLQLKEKLLKMSKTHSKSPYKIAQQDLIDYLDQKVFSVYLVNPNYIPGNEIFCFNDGNLAKQHIRGSLRSAIHTGLNNPQVYLNCGCCKLENDDAIPSTLPDLSIIYKLHLESRKLINMYDWLQAFLIIVDPTSSAKEQRDVDPKLQARFAQAVAELEFLGFIKSSRKKTDHVKRLT, encoded by the exons ATGGACAACGCATCAGTATCAAAG GGCGTTTTTGTACATAAAGGTGcatataaaattggaaataaaaaaacaaaatttgaacaaccagattatataaatgaaccgTGGCACCTTACTTATAAAGAAACGTGGGATGGCATTCAAAATGCCATGGAG gatGTAAGATTAAGTATGttccaagaaattttaaataatttagaatcttTTGTTACTAAAGTCAAAAATGAACCAATAGAACAACTTGATGAAATACAGACAGCTATTGTGTTAGCag GAGTTAATGTCTCTGATCATAAAGAAATGTTTCAAAGAATAGTTTCTAAGTTAGAAGTGAAAACAAAACATATAGCAGTTCTATGGAGCAgagaatcaaataatataaaagatattacagaaaaatcaatttatcaattgataaataatggagag GATGAGGAtacacatattaaaaaaaatcaatgtcATATGAGAGCTTTAAAAGCATGGCATCAAGAGCATTGTGATCAAAATGATcctcttattataatattaacagatTTTGAAAGTATTCCTGCTTCAGTATTacgtgattttattttaatcttaag tgCATATGcaaattcgatgaaatttattcttatttttggtGTTGCAACCACATTGTTTGCCATTCATAGATCTTTGACATATGATGTTACATCAAAGTTAAATGTTCAA gtatttcaaacaaaaaaacaaattgacgTATTATCAGATGTATTAGAAAATACTGTTTTTGATACAAACATTCCATTTAAGTTGACTGGACGCgcgtttcaattattaacggatatctttttattttatgatttttctgtacagaatttttttctaagttATAAG atatgtaTGATACaacatttttatgcaaataatgtaaattctcTTTGTTGTCAACcgcacaaaataaaaaataggatGTCTTCGTTGACAGATGaagatttgaatgaaattaaaaaattgcctTCTATAGAAAAACATATTCAACAATTGACAAAAGATGGGAACAAAGATGAATTACTtgaaaatagtaaatttaag GAAATATTGATCCaagttttaaacaatttccaTCAATATATGCATCGGTTTTTGTTAATACTCAGATGTTTGCACGATTTCGTGTCGACATTACCAAATGCACCAATGGGTAAACAg CTACGTGAATTTTACACAACAGTGGTTTATTTGAACAATCTGAAAGAATCTCAAGAGTACAAAGAATGTCTGCAATTATTAACCTTTTTATCCAAGCAAGAACTTCTCTCAAAATTGAACTCTTTGATAGCAATTATCGCAAGTTCAAAAGATTcagatatgataaaaatcaaaaaagattTGCAGAGTTTTGAGAAAAGAATTGACGAATCGAGTTTAGAAGTTGCAGAAAAACCTGTAGATATTGTTTCTACGGGTGAAAGACTCAGTCGACTTCAATTGAAAGAG aaattgttgaaaatgtcTAAAACACATTCTAAATCGCCTTATAAAATAGCACAGCAAGATTTGATCGATTATTTGGACCAGAAAGTATTTTCTGTTTATTTGGTTAATCCTAATTATATACCAGGAAATGAGATATTTTGTTTCAACGATGGCAATTTAGCGAAGCAACATATTCGAGGATCTTTGAGATCTGCGATTCATACTGGACTAAATAATCCACAAGTGTACTTAAAC TGCGGGTGTTGCAAATTGGAAAACGACGACGCCATTCCGTCCACGCTGCCTGACCTCAGTATAATTTACAAGCTGCACTTGGAATCCAGGAAACTGATCAATATGTACGACTGGCTCCAG gcatttttaattatcgtggATCCAACAAGCAGTGCAAAGGAGCAAAGGGACGTGGATCCGAAATTACA AGCTCGTTTTGCTCAAGCGGTCGCAGAGCTGGAGTTTCTAGGTTTCATTAAGAGTTCACGAAAGAAGACCGACCATGTGAAACGActcacataa